GATAGCGCAGGCGACTCTTGTCCTTCAATTCCTGCCCCTCAGCCACCTGCGGGTCCAAGGGGGCTCTGATAAGGCCCGGGGCGTCCTCTCCCTCGCCGAGCCCCTCCGACTCCCTCCCCCGAGCGTGCGCGAGCGGCGCCCGCACCTTGCGCGCCGGCAGTAGGTAGAGCGCCGCCTGCAGGCCGAGCCAGGCGAGCCACAGCAGCAGCGCCCGTGGGCTCCACAGCGCCTCCAGCCCAGGCAGGGACGCGGGTGGACCCAGCAGGCGCGCGGGGCCCGAACGGGCCGCCAGGAGCAGGTGGAACATGGTGgcgggcagcagcagcagcagagccgCGGCGCCTGCGGGATGGGCCATCACATCGGGCGTCCGCCCCCAGCGCCCCAGCTCCCGCCCCGTCCCCCACGGGCGCTCTGACGTCTCTGCGGGACCCTTTCGGCATTCCCAGAGTGTGCCTCTGCACCCCTCCTCAGCCCTCAGGCACCCCGCTGCCTCCCAGTTCCCTTCCCAGGCGTCCATCTTGGTCCCCCGCTCCCCCCTCGAAGaccctcctcctgctcccagtCGACACCATAAATCCCCGTTCTGCAGCCCCCAGAACTGACCCCTGCTCAGCTCTCCCTCTCCAGACACCTTCGCTGCAAACCCCCGGGTCCCTCTGCCTCGGACACCCGCAAAACCTTCCATCCTCAGATCCTGTCTCCGCTCTTAGTTCACCCCCTCCAGCTCTCCTTCGCTCAGCCTTTGCCCCAGGTCCCTTCTCGCTGCCCCATTACCCAGGGGCCCTCCGAATTCCAGCGGGGCCCGGGGGCCCTCAGGAGGGGCCATGGTCTCCGCTCCGCCGGAGAGAGGGCGCTCACAATAGTCGGTCAAGGAAACACAGTCCGCCCCATTTCCCAGGAGATGGACTTGTCCGCGCGGAGGATCCGGCCCCGCGGCGCCTGCACCTGCCTGGACACCGAGTGCAGACAAGGACCGCTCTTGTCCCAGGGTTTTTAAATGGACCCGCCCCCTGCCCATCCTGGGCCCAGCACACCAGCCAATCGGCACTCAGGGGCGGACCCGACGCGGGCGCCTCAGAAGCCTCAGCTTCAAAACCCCGCCCTCGGAAAGGCCCGCCCAGCAAGCGAGAGGAGGAGGCCACATATGTTTATTAGGTAGGTCCTGACACCTGCCTGCGGGGACCACCGGGTGGAGACCAGAGCCTGGGTGCCATGGGGCGCCGGGACAGGCCTGTGCATGGCAGCGGCTGCGCCTAGCCGCGCTCGCAGATGACCTCGACCACACTGGGCTCCATGGGCACAGGGTCTGGGCAGCGCAGGGCAGCCGAGGCCACCACTTCGTCTAGCAGCAAGTGCACCAGTTCTTCGTCGGCCACAAAACGCCACAGGTACAGCTGCAGAAAGTGGCAGTCCACTTGCACCTGCTGCAGCCCGAAGCGCCCAAAGGTGCGCAGCCGCACACACTCCAGCAGCGTCTTCAGGCTGATCTTGATGATGCCAGTCAGCACCGACACCTGCAGACAGGTACACAGGGATGCAGCTTGGGGACAGCAGGTGTTGGGGGGGTCACCCAAGTTCCAAGCAGGGGCCAGGGAGACATACGATGGAAGTAGCTGGGATGAGGCAGAAAGTCTCCAGGGCCAGATAAGAGCGGAGGGATACAATATTAGCGCCGTCATCTGGAGGGCAGGGGACAGGTAGGGCCCAGCAATCAGAGGCATCCCTGAGCTTGGGGTGAGGTGGGGCAGGAACCATGGGTGAACAGAAAACCCTGGGAAGGCCCCAAGACTACTGTGGGGATAAGGACAAGGGCAGAGTCATCCCAGGTCAGCACCCAGAGACTCAGGCTGGGCACACACGAAGGTTGGGACAATGGCTGTGGGATTTGGGGGCAGGGCACTCTGTACTACCTAAGAACAGCCCTAGAGACAGAGACTGGAGGGTCAGGGTCACCCCCAGTTGGTCACAGAGTCCTGGAGCTCCTTGGGCAGGTGTGGGGCTGCTCCAGCCAACCCTCCCCGGGCTCCCTGGAAGTCTGAGTCACGCTGGAAGTCGGACCTTGTTGAACTCCACAGGGCTGAACACATCAATACGTTCAGAGAATAGCTTCTGGATATTGCTCAAGAGGTTGGTGTCCATCGGGGCACTGGATTGGGGGAGACAAGGAATCAGAGCCCGCTCTGCACCTTCGCCCTCTTTTGTCCCTTTCCCCTGGGGCTCCCCTGGCCAGCCAGACCTGGGGGTATAGCTGGGGGCGTAGCGGCCCTGCTGCCGAGAGCTGCTGTACACGGAGAAGGTCCTCTTGCTGGAGTCGCTGCTCTGGGCCTTGCGAACACCCTCTTCGTACAGAAGCCCCACCTGGTGGTAAAAAGGGGTACTGCAAGGAGGCCAGAGCCAGGGGAAACCGCCCATCGGTGCTGAGGATGCCCTAAGTCAGCTACTCAAGCATTACAAGAATAACAGGGtagtcaccaccaggcctgctatTTAGTAGGTACGTGGTCGCTATTTATAGAACCAGTGGAGTGGGGCAAAGGCAGGACACAAGAGTTGGTCTGAGGTCTAATCTTCAGCCTCAGCATGGGCACCAGCACCAACCCTGCCCTGACTTCCTGGGTAACCCTGAGCCTCTGCTTCTCCACAGGTAAAATAGGGGCGAAGATGTCATAATCCTGGGCTGAGGAGGAACAAGACCGTGGACATAGGCACTGCCCAGCCCCTTTCGTCTTCATCCTTGGAGACTTGTTCCCCTGGGGTTCCCTCACGGACGCCCTGGCTACAGAACTGGCCCCTTAAGAAGCCCAGATACACATGTCCCCTCCTCCAGGCAGAGACTGCTAGTGATCCTCTGCTTCCCCAGCCCCTCTTGAAGGGACAGCACCCCCAGCCTGCGTCAGGGCTCCgccagccagcctgggcagcacctGCACGTCGATGGCGGTGGTATCCTCCACCACCCGCTTCATGACGGCCCGCACATTACGCGGCTCCAGAGTGCTGAGCCAGTCCCGAGTCTCCACGCTCTTGCGCAGCATCTGTGATATGACCAGGCCCTGCACCTTCACGTAGTGGGTCAGCAGCCGCCGTGCAGTTTCCCTGGCCTCTGCACACAGTGTGCTCACGGGCGTCACTGGGAACTGATCCTGAGCCAAAGAGGCAGAGGACAGAGGGAGTGGGTATGGGGGTGCAGCTCAGGGGCCACTGCCAACCAGGAGCTGGGCACAGATTGGGCAAGGTGGAGGCTGGGGTACACACAGGCAGCTGGTCCGGGGTCTGGCCATGAGGGCACTGTCCAGCCACCTGCATTCCCCGAACCACCATTCCCTGCCCGACTAGGAGCTAGTGCTTCACCTGCACCAGAAACTGTTCATCAGTGAGAGTGAGGATGTAGGAGATGGTAGCCGTCTCGTAGTCCAGGCAGAGGCGGGAGAGCAGCAGGAGCAGGGCAGGTGGTGTGGCACCCCCTTTCTCCCCAGGGCTGTCGCAGAAACTCTGAGCCGTCTGGCACATAGAGCGGATGAAGCCCACGATGAGGCCCTCACGGACACCCTGACTGCAGAACTCCCCCTGCAAGGAGAAGGCGCCCAGGTCCACAGCAGGTCCCTCTTCCCGGCAGGGCTGTTACTGACCCTCTGCTGGGGCTCTAAGTGCTCCAGCCCCCTCTGCAAGGGACAGCATCATCCTGCTTTCTAAGTACCCTGTAGCAGCTTCCCTGAGTGGGGGTAGAGAAAGCCAACACTGGGGACCCCACCATGCCCTGCTTCTCAGGGCACTCAGCCCAGCTGCAGATGCCCCGAACCTTTCCCACCCCCCAGACTGTGCATAAGAACCTGAAACCACACCCAGAGTGCCTGGTTTCCCCAGTTTCCCAAGCACTGGTATAAAAGGTTTTGGAGGGTCAACCAGCAGGTTGAACAAGGAACACCCAAGAGGAGGCGTACCCGGAAGTAGGGCTTGTTGGAGAAGGACACCTCTTTGGCGGTGAAAAGGTGCACTGCTGCCAGAGAGGCCTTAATGTGGCTCAGGATGGAGCTGGCCACATTGGCCAGCAACTCGGCCAGGCCAGGGCCCTCCTTCCCAGCCACTCGAGGCGCTGCCAGCGCCTGGCGGACGTCAGTCAGGCAGCCCAGGAAGGCCGCCCGGAGACCCTGCAGGTGGTGGCCCAGGCGCTCGCGGGCCACGCGTTCCACGATCTCCGTTGCAGCCTCTGCGAGCCCAGCAGCGGCCAGCAGGGCCCCGGGAGCCCGCAAGCGCCGGTGGAAGCGGTCCAGCGCCCGCACCAGCAGCGAGTTGTCACCACCACCCTGCTCCTGCGCCAGCCGCCGCTCCACCAGCGCAAAATAGCGGCTGCCCAGCTCCCGGGCAAAGGCCGCCAGCCTCTCGGCACCTGCTGGGCCCTGGGCTGCAAACAGCTCCTGGTAGGCCGCCGCCACCTGGCAGAGGCCGCCCACGAAGCCACTGCCTCCGTGGTCGGTGAACTCTAACACGTCAGGAGCCGGAGGCGAGggtcccagctcagcctccaggCTTCTCAGCTCCTCCTCCAGCCGGCCGCGGGCGTGTGCCAGGAACTCCTCGCACAGCTCCTCCGCAGGCTCGCCCAGGGCCAGCAGCAGCTCCACGCACTCCGCCTGCTCCGGGGCGCCTGAGCCGCCCTCCCTGCACGAGGGAGAGGTAGtgaagggcagggctggggctgccGGTGGATGGGGCAGGAGCAGCAAAGCAAAGCACAGGGCAGGGCAACAGCTCCAGGAGGGCCCAGGAGCCGGGCATAGATGGGGTTCGGGGCCGGCGGGAGCGCTGGGGTCAGGGCAGAGGGGCCACACCTGAAGCGCTGCCGCAGCTGCTGGGCCAGGCGTGCCGTGATGACCTGGCAGTCGTCCTGGATGGCGCGGAACGAGGGCAGGTGTTGGTACTGCTGCAGCACGGCCTGCGCGCGGCCCTGGTAGCGCACCGCTTGCCCGTAGGCGCCCAATTCCACGCACTTGGTGAGGCGTGAAGGCAGCTCAAAGAGGAACTGCAGCTTCCGCAGCAGCGCATGGACCCCTGGGGGACGGAGGGTGACATTAGCCCCAGAGCCCCAGGAAAGGCCCTCTGCAGGCCCCGCCTGGCAGCGCCCACCTGCCAACTTGGTGATGCGCTCGTGGCGGTCCTGCAACGTGGCGCTGATGCGCGCGCTGAAGTCCGTGATCACTGCCATGTTGGTGGCCAGCCGGTCCATCTCATCCTCCATCTTCCGGAAATCGTTCTTCATCTTCCGGATGGTGTCTAGGACGGCAGGGGCGGGGGAGAGGGGAGAGCGGGTGACTGCGGGGCGGGCGCAACCTCAGCCCGTTCTCACCCACCCCTTCACAGACGCCCCAGCTTGCTCCAGGAGCACATGGATGATTCGAGAGAAAGGACTGCGAGGGCGCGGGTCACAGCGCAcatgggggcgggggaggggggttTATGTTCCCAAAGCAGGCGTCACTCACACACCCCCTGTAACCCCCTAGCCCTGGTGCCCAGGAGAGCCAACCCTCACAAGAAGTCCAGATCCGAAGCAGGCCACAGGTGCTTAGCCAGCTGCCACCACTATGCCTCAATTACTCCCTCAAGCAGCCAAAGCAGGGACCGCTGGCTCCCAGGCGCATCGGCATGCCCAGTGCACTGCCCGGAGGAGGCAATACATTCTTGTTCACCCTTATCTCCTTTCCAGACCTCCCAAAGCCTTTCACATGCGTTCCAGAACATGGGCTGTCTTCTCTGAAGGGCCCTTTCCTTTTGGTCCTGATAGAATCCTGCCTAGGGAGGCTGTTCTTCCTTTCACACACCAGGTGCCTGGGAGCCTGGTCCCTTCATACTTTTAAATCATGCCTAGATCTCTCTTCAAAACCTCGCCTTCTCGGAAGACCATGCCATCAAGCCACAACCCTCCTCTTTGCTGTCTCTACTGTTCTCTGCCACTCCTCTCAGTTCCCGATCACTGCCTCCTCTTGTCCCCCTCCTGTCACCTCCTTGTGCACATCCACATGGATGAGCCTTCAAACGTTCCTGACTGCTCACTGACCGCCTCAATTTCcacctatacttttttttttttttttgagatagcctcactctgctgcccaggctggagtgcaatggcgcgatcttggctcactgcaaactccgcctcccaggttcacaccattctcctgcctcagcctcccaagtagctgggattacaggcgaccaccaccacacccggctaattttttttttttttttttttttactttttagtagagacggggtttcaccgtgttaaccaggatggtctcaatctcctgacctcatgatccgcccacctcagcctctcaaagtgctgggattacaggcatgagccaccgcgcccggccaattccacCTATTCTTGCATTTGCCTTTTCTGATCTACCCTCTCCTCGCCATCACCAAGAACTATCCCCTCTAAAATCTCAGCCTCAAGCCTTGCTGCCTTCGTTATTCGGGCCACTCACCCTTTCTGCCCTGACAATCCGTTGGCCTCTGCAGGAAGTCTGGGCACACTGACACCAGCACTTGGTCCCTGTTCACAACGCCCCTCATGGCTTCACTTCCTTCCCCCTCACTCCTCTCAGAATTTGGGGTCCTCCATCAGCATCATCACACATTTGCAAGCTTCCTTGCCTCTCTAGCCCCACCCACCTCCATTACTTGTCAGACAAAACCCTAGTGCAGGTTAAGCCCAATGAGCCACTTACTCCGGCACCTGAACCAATCAACCCAACTAGTCTCCCTTTAAATTTTATGACACGAAGTCCCAAAGTGGCACTCCACACTGCCCAGCCATCCTTCCAAAGCTTCTAGTGGGTCTATTTTCCCATTTTCCAAAGTAAAATTTTCTCCTCAGTCCTCAAAACTCCAATacaaggctgggctcagtggctcacgcctataatcccagcacttcgcaaggctgaggcaggtggatcacttgaggtcaggagttcaagactagtctggtcaacatggtgaaaccccaactctactaaaaatacaaaaattagccgggcatcatggtgtacctgtaatcccagctactcgggtggctgaggcacgagaatcacttgaacctgagaggcagaggttgcagtgagctgagattatcccactgcactccagcctggatgacagagcgacactctgtctcaaaaacaaacaaaaaacaacaaaacctccAATACATGCTCACTAACTCTCAACTGGGACCCTGCTTCATACACATACTTCATGGAGAGAATAAAAGCAAACATCAACTCCCTCTAAGTCTGCAAAGCAAACAGACTTCTGTGCACAGTCTATGCCTTCTGCTCTCCCTCTCCTGAGAGGTCTCATCCAATCCTGCAGCTGTGGTGACTGAGACACTTCTGCCTCCTGTCCTGACCAGAGCGCTGCCTAATGACCTATGTAACACCTTGATGGGGGCAGTGCACAAAGAGCTTACACGTATCACCTCCAAAACAAAACCCTTGGCCTTTCGGAAGTAATCTTTGATTCTTATTTGTCTTTCACCTAGTGATATGGGTAAGctttgtgtccccaaccaaatttcatcttgaattgtaatccccagaatccccatgtgtcaagggagagaccagggaattgaatcacggggacagttcccccatgctgttctcgtgatagtgagttatcacgagatctgatgggttttgtgttttttttgtttttttttttgagacagtctcactctgtcgcccaggctggagtgcagcagcacgatctcggctcactgcaagctccgcctcccaagtagctgggactacaggtgcccgccaccacacctggctagttttttgtatttttagtacagacgggctttcaccctgttagccaggatggtctcgatctcctgacctcgtgatccacccaccttggcctcccaaagtgctgggattacaggcttgagccactgcgccactgcacctggcgagatctgatggttttataagagctCTCCCtgctttgcttggcacttctccttcctgctgccttgtgaagaagatgccttctctttcaccttctgccatgattgtaagtttcccgaggcctccccagtcatgctgtgaactatgagtcaattaaacctctttcctttgtaagttacccagtctcagacagtcctttatagcagtatgaacaCGGATTAATATACCTAGTAATCATTCCACTACCAAGTCATGGAAGGTCTACCtgcaacattttctttctaaGCCACTATCATCTCATGTCCAACAACTGCCAACATTTCCCAACTAATTTCCCTAATTCCATCGAACATACCAACAATGTTCATAAGGGAAGGCGAAAGGATAAGACAGGAATGTGTATGTGTAACAGATTTTTTtgctttgttatgttttgttttgagaaagagtctcgctctgttgcccaggctggagtgcagtggcgtgatctcagctctggAGGCTCCTGGAGGGTAGCACgaccagggagggcatggaaacTCCACGCTCCTTCCCCTACACCTCACCCTGTACCCTTCATCTGTACTCTTTGTAACATCCTTTGTAATAAACTGGCAAACGTGTTCTCCTGAGCTCTGTGAGCCACTCCAGCAAATTGAGCCCAAAGAGGCAGTTGTGGAAACCCCAACCTGGAGTCAGTtggtcagaagttctggaggcgCGAGGCCCCGACCTGCAGCTAGTGCCTGAAGGTGGGGAGGCAGACTTGGGACTGCACTAGTGCCTGAAGGTGGGGGGAAGCAGACTTGGGGACTGAGCTCTCAACTCATGGAATCTGATGCTATCTCTGGGTAAATGTGTTGGAATTAAATCAGAGTACACGCAGCGGGTGTCCgctgcttggtgtgtggggaagAAACCcaacacatttggtcacagaactCTTCTGTGGTCATGATTGCGGTGACGTGACAGCATAGGAAGCACACAGTTCGCGTTTTTCCCAAACAATGCCATAAAATATATCCAAACCTTTCCATATGGTAggtcacaaagaaaaaaatctcattccttttttgagacagggtctccctctgtcacccaggctgcagtgcagtggcacaatctcagctcactgtaacctccacctcccaggttcaagcgcttctcctgcctcagccccctgagtagctgggatcaccaACGcacgccaccgcgcctggctaatttttgtactttaagtagagaaggtttcaccatgttggccagactggtctctgaCCTCTGGCCTAAATATTTCCCTAACCTCCAAAACTCAGTATCACGTTTATCAAGGAGTGCTAGAAGCACTCCAATTAAAGTCAAAATATGGCAAGGACAACCTTGATTGCCAATGTTATCTACGTTGTTCTGGGGCATTAGCCAACTCAGCTAGATTCACAAGATGTATTATGGAGATACAGAAATTGGAAAGAAGGGAAAAGTAtcactatttgcagatgatataattaaataaataggccggccgtggtggctcatgctgtaatcccagaactttgggaggccaaggcaggcagatcacttgaggtcaggggtttgagaccagcctggccaacatggtaaaaccccatctctactaaaaatacaaaaattagttgggcgtggtggcaggcacctgtaatcctagctactgggaagactgaggcaggagaattgcttgaaccctggaggctgaggttgcagtgagccgagattgtgccactgcactctgactctgtctcaaataataataataataattgaataaatagaaagctctaaaaaaaaaaaacctgtaaacgTTGCTATAAATAAGAGATACACCACTTTTCACTTCTTAGATTGTAAAAGATTGAAAGAGGTATTCTCTTCTTTGCTGGTGGTTATGTAAACTGATCAGTGTTTATAAAGAAGAATCTGGAAATATCTAACTGCAATCACTTGTGAGCCTTCACACACCCACACCTGTCTGTATGTGGCTCCTGGACTGTGGGAATGTCCTCCAAGCAACACTGGGAATCCATCCCACTTGGGGAGATAGCTGGAAGGGTGAGTAAAGACAAAAGCATTGAGGTCAATTTGACAAGGTACAAACAGACAcaaaaaatgcaggaaaaaaatactagagaaaatccaagagaaagaactgcccaagacaaAGAATTTACAGGGCTCACATCTGTAGAGCTAttaagggctttttaaaaaaattacatggaaaGGTAGATCATGTGTCAGCAAAATgaacttttcattttaacaaCACAGTCCACCAGAAAAGATCATTTAGCCCTCTTACAGACGATTTCACAGAGAGGAAGGTCACTAAGGAATAAAATCACATGATATGAAACATCTATATTACTTTTGGGACCACTGCCTGCATTTTGTTGGGAAAATCGTAATTTTTGGGGGTTTCTTtgcttgagatagggtcttgctctgtctattggtgtagtggtgtatgcctataatcccagctactcaggaggctgaggcaggagaatcactagaaccagggtggcggaggttacagtgagccaggatggcacccaggctagaatgcagtggtgcaaacacagcttactgaagccttgaactccggggctcaagtgatcctcctacctcagcctctgaagtagccaggactacacaAAAGTGCCATcgcacccggttaatttttttatttttgtttaaattttttgtagagatggagtctctctatgttgcccaggctggtctcaaactcctgggctcaagcaatgctctcatttcagcctcccaaagtgctgggatcacaggaatgagccactgtgcctggcaggaaaataatttttcttgacaATTCATAGATGGTGAACTACAGGACATAGCAAAGTCAGTGCTCTGAagtgaaaaacaataaaagcagAGCCGAGGCTGAGGTTCGTAAAGGGATCATGGGCTAATGATCTAAGGGAGAGAGAGGCTTGGCAGCTGATGAGGCATTTTGTCTTCACCCAGTGAATTACTGGTTTTGTTTACAGGGCATGTGACACAATCTCCTTCCAGGTCTGCCAAAAGCTACCATCAAAAGAGGAGACTCgggtagggggagggattgcattgggagttatacctgatgtaaatgacgagttgatgggtgctgacgagttgatgggtgcagcacaccaacatggcaaaagtatacatatgtaacaaacctgcacattatgcacatgtaccctagaacttaaattaaaaaaaaaaaaaaaaaaaaaaagaggagactCTTTCAGTAATGGGTGTTTGAGCTCATGACACTTAGGGGCTACCTGAAGACCTGAAGAGGGAAGTTTGAATCCAACTTCTAAAGGGTAAAATCCAAACACTAAGTCATTAGGAAAATAGAGTAAAAGAAAACCCAACATTGTTGTGTGCTGTCATTGTCACTGCCTGCATAGCCATGGAGCCATTAAACTGGAGATAAAAGTTGTACCATATCCAAAAATGACAGTGAAAAACATCCATACCATTCAGTCATAAAGACTACACTGTTCATCTTTGCATTTCAAGCTTGGTAAGAAAagcaagccaggcgtggtggctcacgcctataatcccagcactttgggaggccaaggcgggtggatcacctgagctcaccagcctggccaacatggtgaaaccccgtctctgctaaaaatacaatgattagccaagtgtggtggcaggcgcctgtaatcccaggtacttgggaggctaagactggagaatcacttgaaccccagaggcagaggttgcagtgagccaagattgccccactgcactccagcctgggtgacagagcaagactctgtctaaaaaaaaaaaagctcgtTAAGCAAAGCAGTTTGCAACCAGGGAGAGTGAAAACCATCTGGATGCCAGGATGCTGACTACCTTGGGAGGGGACTGGGTGGTAACTGGTAGGAGGCTCAGGGGGCTTTGCTGGTTATGCTGTTTCCCGACCTGGATGCTGATTATGTGAAATCCATGGAGCTGTTCACTTCTGTGCACTTTTCTGCATGtctgctaattttctttttctttttttttttttttgagacagggtctggctctgtcacccaggctggagtgcagtgacacaatcttggctcactgcaacctctgcctcccaggtacaagccttccacctcagcttcctgagcagctgggactacagggacatgacaccacacccagctaatttttgtatttttttttttttttttttttttttgagacggagtcttgctctgtagcccgggctggagtgcagtggccggatctcagctcactgcaagctccgcctcccgggtttaggccattctcctgcctcagcctccggagtagctgggactacaggcgcccgccacctcgcccggctagttttttgtatttttagtagagacggggtttcacggtgttagccaggatggtctcgatctcctgacctcgtgatccgcccgtctcggcctcccaaagtgctgggattacaggcttgagccaccgcgccggcctaatttttgtattttttgtagagatgggtgtagcctgttggccaggatggtcttgaactcctgagctcaagcaatctgcctgcctctgcctcccaaaatgttgggattataggcgtgagccaccacacctggcctcttttaattttcagtgaaaattaatttaattaatcttttaattttcagACTCCTTTGTCTTTGCCTGGAGAAAATAATTAGAAGGGGCTTTTCCCTGTATAacgtttgagatctttctaattttGACACAAGTAAATGCATTATTACATAATGAAACTCAATGTCTAAGTGagaggttggcaaactacagcctgcGGGCCAAAGCTGGCTCAAcccctggtttttgtttttaattgggaTATAATtgacataccataaaattcagtggtttttaatatgtttaatatattcacaaggttgtacAAACAACCTCACTatgtaattccagaacatttcatcaTCCCCTAAAGAAACCCTGTAACCCTTGGCAGTCATTCCTTATTCCCAACTCCTAGAACTTGGCAACCATTAATctagtttctgtctctatggatttgtctattctacaaaatacatttaacagAAATGGAATCATAGGCATAGGAAACATTAGCATGTTTCCAAGGTTAATCTATGTTGTAGCCTGTGTCAGTATGTTATAcctatttttatggctgaataatattctactgtgtggatatttgtttatattcattcatcaattgatggccatttggattgcttccaccttgtggctattataaaaagtgctgctattggccaggcacggtggctcatgcctgtaatctcagtactttgggaggccgaggcaagtggatcacctgaggtcaggagttcaagaccagcctggccaacaaggtgaaattctgtctctagtaaacatacaaaaaaaaaaaaaaaaaaaaaaattaggcgggtgaggtggtgcacacctacaatcccagctactcaggaggctgaggcaggagaatcacttgaactggggaggcagaggttacagtgagccaagatggcaccactgcactctagcctgggtgacagagctagactccatctcaaaaacaacaacaaaatgctgctatgaacatttgtgtacatgtttttgtgtgaacatatgttttcaattctctttggTATATTC
This portion of the Macaca mulatta isolate MMU2019108-1 chromosome 14, T2T-MMU8v2.0, whole genome shotgun sequence genome encodes:
- the VPS51 gene encoding vacuolar protein sorting-associated protein 51 homolog isoform X1 yields the protein MAAAAAAGPSPGSRLGDSPEGPEGEAPERRRKAHGMLKLYYGLSEGEAAGRPAGPDPLDPTDLNGAHFDPEVYLDKLRRECPLAQLMDSETDMVRQIRALDSDMQTLVYENYNKFISATDTIRKMKNDFRKMEDEMDRLATNMAVITDFSARISATLQDRHERITKLAGVHALLRKLQFLFELPSRLTKCVELGAYGQAVRYQGRAQAVLQQYQHLPSFRAIQDDCQVITARLAQQLRQRFREGGSGAPEQAECVELLLALGEPAEELCEEFLAHARGRLEEELRSLEAELGPSPPAPDVLEFTDHGGSGFVGGLCQVAAAYQELFAAQGPAGAERLAAFARELGSRYFALVERRLAQEQGGGDNSLLVRALDRFHRRLRAPGALLAAAGLAEAATEIVERVARERLGHHLQGLRAAFLGCLTDVRQALAAPRVAGKEGPGLAELLANVASSILSHIKASLAAVHLFTAKEVSFSNKPYFRGEFCSQGVREGLIVGFIRSMCQTAQSFCDSPGEKGGATPPALLLLLSRLCLDYETATISYILTLTDEQFLVQDQFPVTPVSTLCAEARETARRLLTHYVKVQGLVISQMLRKSVETRDWLSTLEPRNVRAVMKRVVEDTTAIDVQVGLLYEEGVRKAQSSDSSKRTFSVYSSSRQQGRYAPSYTPSAPMDTNLLSNIQKLFSERIDVFSPVEFNKVSVLTGIIKISLKTLLECVRLRTFGRFGLQQVQVDCHFLQLYLWRFVADEELVHLLLDEVVASAALRCPDPVPMEPSVVEVICERG
- the VPS51 gene encoding vacuolar protein sorting-associated protein 51 homolog isoform X4; amino-acid sequence: MRTTTSSSQPQVIPTGTHAPKSHSLHSPTFTRSPLSPAPAVLDTIRKMKNDFRKMEDEMDRLATNMAVITDFSARISATLQDRHERITKLAGVHALLRKLQFLFELPSRLTKCVELGAYGQAVRYQGRAQAVLQQYQHLPSFRAIQDDCQVITARLAQQLRQRFREGGSGAPEQAECVELLLALGEPAEELCEEFLAHARGRLEEELRSLEAELGPSPPAPDVLEFTDHGGSGFVGGLCQVAAAYQELFAAQGPAGAERLAAFARELGSRYFALVERRLAQEQGGGDNSLLVRALDRFHRRLRAPGALLAAAGLAEAATEIVERVARERLGHHLQGLRAAFLGCLTDVRQALAAPRVAGKEGPGLAELLANVASSILSHIKASLAAVHLFTAKEVSFSNKPYFRGEFCSQGVREGLIVGFIRSMCQTAQSFCDSPGEKGGATPPALLLLLSRLCLDYETATISYILTLTDEQFLVQDQFPVTPVSTLCAEARETARRLLTHYVKVQGLVISQMLRKSVETRDWLSTLEPRNVRAVMKRVVEDTTAIDVQVGLLYEEGVRKAQSSDSSKRTFSVYSSSRQQGRYAPSYTPSAPMDTNLLSNIQKLFSERIDVFSPVEFNKVSVLTGIIKISLKTLLECVRLRTFGRFGLQQVQVDCHFLQLYLWRFVADEELVHLLLDEVVASAALRCPDPVPMEPSVVEVICERG